TGCTCCGGGGAAAGACCCTGCTTGATATCCTCCAAGCGATCTACCGCCGACGAAATAGCGAGCTCATCAGGAGCGTTTGCTATTAAGTGACGAGCAATCCGATACCAGCGATAATTCATATGCGCATCAAACATATCGCCTTCTAGATAAGGTGCTGGATCTAATAGTTCGTGAGGAAATTTCTCCCACCAAACTTCCCCAATCAAATAGGCTTCTGGGTTGATACTGCGGACATGCGCCCTAAACTCCCGCCAGAAGCCCAGCGGTAGTTCTGCTGCTACATCTAAGCGAAACCCATCTACCCCATCGCTTGGGTCTCCATCGCCGTTAGGATCAAGCCAACGACTGGCCACGGCAAAGATGTGCTCCTTTGCTTGCTCACTATAGATATTCCCCTCAAAGGCGAAGGTACGGTCACTGTGATCGGCGTATTCAGTTTCACGAATTTCGGGCAATGAGTGAACGCCTAACCAACCTCGATATTCAAATTCCGACGCTTCAGTGTCTGGGTCATCGAACTGTTTTACCCAGTACCACTCCGCGAACTCGGAGCTGGCTTGCTTCTGCAGCACGTCCTGCCAAGCCCAGAAGTTGATTCCCGTATGATTCCAAGAAAAATCCATAATCACGCGGATATCTCGTTGATGAAATTCATCCACTAACTCCACAAAATCTCTATCCGCATTGGTCCAGATCCAATTGTCACTGTTCAGGGGATCCTCTTCCTGCATCATTGTAACGTCTGCGCTGGGGTTAGGTCCGAAGTTGCGGTCAATGTGATGCCAACTAGCGGCATCGTATTTATGCAGCGATGGTGCATCGTTGAGAGGGTTAAAATAGATCGCGTTAACGCCAAGGGATTGGATGTAGTCTAGCTTTTGTCGGACACCCTCCAGATCACCGCCATAACGTCGCCAAGCAGACTTTTGATTAAAACTGGTGATTTCATTTCCATAGAAATCCTGACCTAGGTCACTGCCGGTGGCGTAATCGTCTAGCTGATACCAATCCTGTGTCCACGGCGTTATATGCCAATCTGCGGGAGCAGTGCCTGGATAGGCACCCTGAATATCCGCGAGGCGAGGATCATTTTCAGTATTTCCGTTATAGAAACGCTCCACGAATATTTGATACCAAATCGCGTCTAGCGCCCAATCAGGAGGAGCAGTAAAGTCAGATTGCGGCGCCTTGGCGTGAGCTGAGTCAGTCAAAGGAACATCACTCTCTCGCGGCTCAGGTTGAGTGGTATCACATGCGCTAAGCATGCCTAGTAAAGAAATACCGGCTATTAATAATCGCATTATTCGCCTCTCCGTAAGCGTTTAATTACTCTGGAGTGTAGCAAAGACAAAGCGCGGTGCTATCCCCCTTCTCTAGGGGGATAGTAGACGCTGAAGTTGATAGTGAAGGGAACTGAAAGCCGATTAAGCCATAAAACGCTTACCGCATCGATGGCAACACGAGTGACGTGACGCTATGACTCAATCAGCCCGAAATCGGCAGCCAAAATGTCAATGATTTCGGCCCTAGGGTTTGTCGAGAGGTTCAATTTTCGACCGATAATCCGTTCAACTGTCGTGACATAAGTAGTTGAAACATCCAGGAGAAAATTCGTCGGAAGCTCGTTCTCCGCTGCCAGTTTCTCGCGCTCATCCATACGCTCTTTATTCAAAAGAATATCAGCATCAGGAAAGTGATTGAGCAGACGCTGTCGGAAACCTTCCTTTGAATTTTCAATGATTTTTCCGTTAGCATGAGCGTTAATATCCCACATCCGCGATGAATCAGGCGTACCCACTTCATCCATATAAATCAGCTCTTGCTCACCGTTGCTGTTCGTCACATAGCCAAACTCAAACTTCGTGTCGACGAAGATTTGACCCGCCTCCGCGAGAGCACTTTCGATCAATCTAAAGCCCTCGCTCAAGCAGCGTTCATAGGTGCTGATGTCATCGACAGACAGGAAATTAAATGCTTCATGGTTAGCCACAATGTCAGCCCGACTGATATTCACGTCGTCAGCTTCAGGGACACCAGGGATCCCCCTTAGAATACCCTTTGTGGAAGGCGTAATGAGGAGTTCAGGAAGCTTTTGATCTTTCTCTAAACCTTCAGGCAGTTCAATGCCGCAAAAGTTGCGCTCGCCATTACTGTAAGCTCGCCACATTGAGCCGGTAATGTAATTCCTGGCAATGGCTTCGATTTTAACCGGCTTCGCTTTGCGAACAATCCAAACCAGTGGATGGGGCACCTCAAGGATATGACTATGAGCCAATCCATTTTCCTTAAATAGCTCAAACCAATGGTGTGAGATCGCGTTTAGGGCAGCGCCCTTACCTGGAACTCCCGCAAGTCCACCCTCACCCTGCCATATACAATCAAAAGCCGAGAGCCTATCACTAATCACCATGATCGCTAACGGTGTATCAACCGGCACATCGTAGCCTCGCTCACGAATCAGGCGAGCACTATCAGCTTCCGTCAGCCAGTAAACTGAGCGAACTTTACCCGAGTGAACTGGGGCATCGGTACGAATGGGTAGGTCATCATTGACAGCCAGAACCTGCTGGGCGATGGTCATGCGAAATCCTCTAAAAACATCATCTATGATGGGCAGGATAACTGAGCGAGCAAGGGTAGCAAGGGTATCGTTACTTTTGCCATAAACGGACGACACATTAAAATTCTTCTAGTGCCATGGGGGAATTAAAACGTTAGTAAGAAGGCCACCTAAATAAGATGAATCGCTCACAGCTCGTCAAAGCGAACCGAGCACAGTAGTTTTTTAGCTCCAGCAAAAAAATACCCTCCATCGCGAGATAGACAAACAAAAAGGGCGACTCAGTGAGCCGCCCTTAAGCAAAATAGAATAGCGTTCAAGTCCTAGCTTCCAGGAACTGAACTCACTCCTTGACCTGGCTTGCCATCAACTTGATACAAGCTTAAGTTATAATCACCTGTTCGTAGGGCACCGTTACCAGTCTCATCCAGCGGGAAGAGCTGCAGATTACCCGCTGCATCATAGCCAAAACTCAGTAGGTTTGGCGCACTGACTTCAAGGCGATAGATTCCATCAACAGGAAGCTCTGCATCAATTAATAACGCATCAAAACCTTCGAAGTTTTGGAAGTTTTCAGCAACCAACTCGCTAGAACCATCTCCCAACTCGCGATAGAGAGACACCGCTCCGATAACCGGCTCACCAACAGGAACATCAAAGCCATTGAATTCGGCGCTAACAAACGATCCACCTTTACCTCGGAAACGATAGTTATCAACCTCACCAGACTGACTAATTTGACCGCGGATAAGTGCCTCACGGATATCTAGCTTACCCCCTGCATTCTCGCCCTCAACTAGGGTATTAGGCGCAACAACTTTGCGAAGATGAACGAGTTTATTTCGACCCGTCACCGACGCCTCGGAAACTAAGCGAGGCCTCTCGCCCGCCGCCAACTTAATTACTGAACGTTCTGAGAAGAAACGATCTCTCAAAGTACTGTCCGATAGTCCAATACCAACGCTGGCTCCTGACGCCATCATATGAAGCTGCGCCTCATCACCTTCAGCGAGCCCGTCAAAAACGGGGAAGAAGTCAAAGGGAGATGGAACGCCCGTAGTAGGTATGCCGGTACCTGGCGAGCCAAACGAGTCATGATGACGCAGTCCAAGATTGTGTCCCAATTCGTGAGCCGCTGTATTTGAAGCTTGGTTAACGGTCGCCGTTGACAGCGCTGCTGCAACGTCACCGTTCTCAACCGGAATACCCGATAATGAGGTTAGGAAACTACCTGATGGGTCAAGCTGAGCGAATACAGACCAAAGGTTGGCGTCAACAAAGGCCGAGTCGTTGCGAACCTGGTTACCGATATCAATTCCCTGAGCCCGGCCAAATAGAATTCCGCTAGTGAAATCGATACAAATTTGATCTTCGCATTCGAAGTTCAGTGTCGAAAACTCCCCTTCTTCAGGGACCGATTGCGTAAAACTAATATCGAAGCCTGAATAATCCGCCTCTAGTCGGCGTTGGATTTCATCACGCTCAGTTGCGGAAAATTCGTAACTTGGAAATTGCGCCAACTGACCGCCAAATATGACAGCCCAGAAGAATGGCGAACTATTTTCAAAGTCAAGGTAGACAACTTGTGTATCATTGTTACCACTACCGATAGCCAGTCCCTGACCATTCGCGGCCGAACCATCTTGATTACCGGAGCTATTTAAACTCTTTCTTGCCTGAGCCTGGGCGCTATCCAACACCAGTTGAACTTGATCAGCGGTCAAGTTACGGCGATCAAAACAACCCGCCCCGCCACAATCATCAGTGATTAGTTTAAGTTCAGAGTAGTCAAACGTTTCCTGGGCAACCGCGAATGGTGATATCGCTAACGCTAATAGGCTTGGCGTTAAAATGTCCTTAATCTTCATGTATAGATCCCTTCTAATTACAAGTAATAAACTATTAGGATTCTGACAGCTTATGAGCTATTCGAATGAATCCATTATAAGTACTACTTTTAAGCAGCAGCTTATTGATTACGCAATTAAAAAGCTTATAGATCAATGAAAATATGATTCAATGCAGAATTTTGGTTATTTTATGCACAGAATTAGAGTGGGAATATAAAAGCTGAATTAGCCGTTTCAAAATGGTTAGGGCTTGAACTACTTGCTAGTAGTCCAAGCCTAATATTTTTTATTCCGCAGTCCAATCCGCACCGCGGATAGATAGCCAGCCGCGAAGCTTCAATTCGAGGATTTCATCACTATCGGCAGCTGGAATAATCAGGCGCGATCGAACCGAATCCGTTGGATAGATGCCTTCATTAGTCTGCACCTCAGGATCAACGAACTGTTCAGCAGCCCTCACCGCAGAAGGGTAGGCAATCTCATTCACAATCGCCGCATTCACTTCAGCATCTAACAGGAAGTTAATGAATTCATGGGCGCGCTCTGGGTTAGCAGCATTAGCTGGAATTCCAACCATATCAATCCAGAGGATGCTACCTTCGTCTGGAATGACATACTCGTAGTTATCACCATTATCAACTTCTGCAAACGCTGCAATAACATCGCCATTCCAAGCTACCGTCACACAGGTCTCACCGGAGGTTAACCCGTCCTCAAAATCCTCCATAGAGAATTGAACATAGCTCGACGCACGTTTGACGAGGTTTATCGCCTCTTGAATATCAGCCGTTGAGTCTGAATTAGGTGATTTCTCTAGCGCTAACAAAGCTAGCGGCAACATCTCGTCAGGTGAGTCCAAAAAGTTCACTCCGCAGCGTTGCAGCTTGCGCAGGTTCACCGGATCAAATAACTGTCCCCAACTGGTAAAACTAAAGTCTGGCCCCATAACCTGGGCCACTTTTGCTCTATCGACAGCAATACCCGTGGTACCCCAAAGGTAGGGCAGGCCAAAGCGGTTACCTGGGTCAATATCAGTTTGCATCCTCGCCAAAAAGCCGCGATCTAAATTAGTATAATAGTGCGGAATATTGCGCTTTTTAAGTGGCGTGAAGAGCCCGTCGCGAAGCTGTGATACAAAGAAGTTATCGGAAGGAAAAACGACATCCCACGCCTCTGAAGCGGTACGTAGCTCCCTATCAAGGCGCTCATTTGATTCATACTCTTCGTAAACGACGGTCACACCAGTTTTGGCTTCGAATTGAGCAATGGTGTCTTCGGCAACGTAATCTGACCAGTTGTAGACTCGCAGAGTTTCCGCTGTCGATAACGAAGATGCTAGAGCTAAGAAGGCAATTCCTCCGAGTTTTACTTTGAAGCGCATAAAATTTCCTATTACAACAAACAGCAGAAGTTATTATTAGGACTGATTCTAACTGTTAATGTGATCACAAATCCACCATTTAACCGAAAGAATACTTGATTTATTTTCGATAAAAAAAAGGCGCTCAAATGAGCGCCAACACACTGGGACGTGTCAAACTTATTTCGTTGTGAACTCTGGGTATGCCTCCATACCACATTCTGCGATGTCCACACCGCTAAACTCTTCTTCTTCCGTTACACGAATACC
The uncultured Umboniibacter sp. DNA segment above includes these coding regions:
- a CDS encoding alpha-amylase family glycosyl hydrolase, translated to MRLLIAGISLLGMLSACDTTQPEPRESDVPLTDSAHAKAPQSDFTAPPDWALDAIWYQIFVERFYNGNTENDPRLADIQGAYPGTAPADWHITPWTQDWYQLDDYATGSDLGQDFYGNEITSFNQKSAWRRYGGDLEGVRQKLDYIQSLGVNAIYFNPLNDAPSLHKYDAASWHHIDRNFGPNPSADVTMMQEEDPLNSDNWIWTNADRDFVELVDEFHQRDIRVIMDFSWNHTGINFWAWQDVLQKQASSEFAEWYWVKQFDDPDTEASEFEYRGWLGVHSLPEIRETEYADHSDRTFAFEGNIYSEQAKEHIFAVASRWLDPNGDGDPSDGVDGFRLDVAAELPLGFWREFRAHVRSINPEAYLIGEVWWEKFPHELLDPAPYLEGDMFDAHMNYRWYRIARHLIANAPDELAISSAVDRLEDIKQGLSPEQLMSFMNMSASHDSPRLSTSLYNDNLYKLDASPAPDRDYRIERPSSDAFNDVRLLITHQFSYIGAPQIWAGDEMGMWGADDPHTRKPLIWPEFEFDTEVSHPFGASRPHDEVRFDESLHRYYQQLSALRNQRPELRRGEVEHVLVDDDARTWGYRRWIPGTMQDSYAVFNLADESRRVELPLATEALDYQNALSGGTVERRDNVLVLTLSPRSSTIILSKAR
- a CDS encoding phosphoribosylaminoimidazolesuccinocarboxamide synthase, yielding MTIAQQVLAVNDDLPIRTDAPVHSGKVRSVYWLTEADSARLIRERGYDVPVDTPLAIMVISDRLSAFDCIWQGEGGLAGVPGKGAALNAISHHWFELFKENGLAHSHILEVPHPLVWIVRKAKPVKIEAIARNYITGSMWRAYSNGERNFCGIELPEGLEKDQKLPELLITPSTKGILRGIPGVPEADDVNISRADIVANHEAFNFLSVDDISTYERCLSEGFRLIESALAEAGQIFVDTKFEFGYVTNSNGEQELIYMDEVGTPDSSRMWDINAHANGKIIENSKEGFRQRLLNHFPDADILLNKERMDEREKLAAENELPTNFLLDVSTTYVTTVERIIGRKLNLSTNPRAEIIDILAADFGLIES
- a CDS encoding extracellular solute-binding protein, which codes for MRFKVKLGGIAFLALASSLSTAETLRVYNWSDYVAEDTIAQFEAKTGVTVVYEEYESNERLDRELRTASEAWDVVFPSDNFFVSQLRDGLFTPLKKRNIPHYYTNLDRGFLARMQTDIDPGNRFGLPYLWGTTGIAVDRAKVAQVMGPDFSFTSWGQLFDPVNLRKLQRCGVNFLDSPDEMLPLALLALEKSPNSDSTADIQEAINLVKRASSYVQFSMEDFEDGLTSGETCVTVAWNGDVIAAFAEVDNGDNYEYVIPDEGSILWIDMVGIPANAANPERAHEFINFLLDAEVNAAIVNEIAYPSAVRAAEQFVDPEVQTNEGIYPTDSVRSRLIIPAADSDEILELKLRGWLSIRGADWTAE